In a genomic window of Quercus lobata isolate SW786 chromosome 4, ValleyOak3.0 Primary Assembly, whole genome shotgun sequence:
- the LOC115987212 gene encoding metal tolerance protein 9-like: MEDGTKAIAEANIKSKTEPLLPQEVERDDMSSTTWRLNVLDFPALPPRKDGDHSSFNLRRLLRTPRKQSKVADYYKKQERLLEEYTEMEAMSEIGFAPGSLTEDEMKLLAKSERMAIHISNISNVVLFAAKIFASIESRSLSVIASTLDSLLDLLSGFILWFTAHAMRNPNQYHYPIGKKRMQPVGIIVFASVMATLGLQILLESGRQFVNKSEPEKDPVKERWMIGIMCSVTIVKFVLMVYCRRFENKIVRAYAQDHFFDVITNSVGLAAAVLAIRYYWWIDPTGAVIIALYTMNTWTKTVFENVYALIGRTAPPEYLAKLTYLIWNHHEDIKHIDTVRAYTIGTHYFVEVDVVLPHDMVLNKAHNIGETLQEKLEQLPEVERAFVHIDFEYTHRPEHKTMA; the protein is encoded by the exons ATGGAAGATGGAACGAAAGCCATAGCTGAGGCGAACATTAAGAGCAAAACGGAGCCTCTATTGCCACAGGAGGTGGAGAGAGACGACATGTCGTCTACTACATGGAGGCTCAATGTGCTAGACTTTCCTGCACTGCCTCCAAGAAAGGATGGTGATCATAGCTCCTTTAATCTGCGCCGCCTTCTTCGAACCCCAA GAAAACAAAGCAAGGTTGCTGACTATTACAAGAAACAAGAAAGGCTCCTTGAAGAGTATACTGAGATGGAGGCTATGAGTGAAATAGGTTTTGCTCCTGGAAGTCTAACAGAG GATGAGATGAAGCTGCTTGCAAAGAGTGAAAGGATGGCCATCCATATATCAAACATATCTAATGTTGTGCTCTTTGCAGCGAAGATCTTTGCTTCTATTGAGAGCAGATCATTGTCGGTTATTGCCTCAACCTTGGATTCACTCTTAGATCTCTTGTCGGGTTTCATATTGTGGTTTACAGCTCATGCCATGCGAAACCCAAACCAGTATCATTATCCAATTGGAAAGAAACGGATGCAGCCAGTG GGAATCATTGTTTTTGCATCAGTAATGGCAACTCTTGGATTACAAATACTGCTTGAGTCTGGTCGACAATTCGTTAATAAG TCTGAGCCTGAAAAGGATCCTGTGAAGGAGAGATGGATGATTGGAATAATGTGCTCCGTAACTATAGTGAAGTTTGTGCTCATGGTCTATTGTCGaagatttgaaaataaaattgttagaGCCTACGCACAAGATCATTTCTTTGATGTTATTACTAATTCAGTCGGTTTGGCAGCAGCTGTCCTGGCCATTCGATATTATTGGTGGATTGATCCTACTGGAGCTGTTATA ATAGCATTATATACAATGAATACATGGACAAAGACTGTCTTTGAGAATGTATATGCACTAATTGGAAGGACAGCACCACCTGAATATTTGGCAAAGCTAACATATCTGATATGGAACCACCATGAAGATATCAAGCACATTGATACAGTACGAGCATACACTATTGGTACTCATTATTTTGTGGAGGTTGATGTAGTTTTGCCACATGACATGGTTCTGAACAAAGCACATAATATTGGCGAGACATTGCAAGAGAAGCTGGAGCAACTCCCTGAAGTTGAGAGAGCTTTTGTGCATATAGATTTTGAGTATACTCACAGGCCTGAACACAAGACCATGGCTTGA